The following proteins are encoded in a genomic region of Pseudomonas sp. Os17:
- a CDS encoding 4'-phosphopantetheinyl transferase family protein — MNALPSLPLCCTPPEASWPLPEALPHTRWLSTRFDPGQLTADDFQRSGIPAPPSIQRSVAKRQAEFLAGRLCAREALRQLQQLDWVPPIGADRAPVWPEHICGSITHSTGRAAAIVADKQHWRALGMDLEKLLGEERAANLAGQILTPAELLRRDRLPAEQHALAVTLTFSIKESLYKALYPLVQKSFYFEHAEVLEWSPAGQVRMRLLTDLSEEWHHGRELLGQFVVEAGQLLSLIAIKP, encoded by the coding sequence ATGAATGCACTCCCCTCTCTCCCCCTCTGCTGCACCCCTCCGGAGGCCTCCTGGCCCTTGCCGGAAGCCTTGCCCCACACCCGCTGGCTGAGCACCCGGTTCGACCCCGGGCAACTGACTGCGGACGATTTCCAGCGCAGCGGCATTCCCGCACCGCCCAGCATCCAGCGCTCAGTTGCCAAGCGCCAGGCGGAATTTCTCGCCGGGCGCCTGTGCGCGCGGGAGGCCCTGCGCCAACTGCAACAACTGGACTGGGTGCCGCCGATCGGCGCCGACCGGGCACCGGTCTGGCCGGAACATATCTGTGGCTCGATCACCCACAGCACCGGCCGGGCGGCCGCCATCGTCGCCGACAAGCAGCACTGGCGGGCCCTGGGCATGGATCTGGAAAAGCTCCTCGGCGAGGAACGTGCAGCCAATCTGGCCGGGCAGATCCTCACCCCGGCGGAGCTGCTGCGTCGCGACCGCTTGCCGGCCGAGCAGCACGCCCTGGCCGTGACCCTGACCTTCTCGATCAAGGAAAGCCTGTACAAGGCCCTGTATCCGCTGGTGCAGAAAAGCTTCTATTTCGAACATGCCGAAGTGCTGGAGTGGTCGCCAGCGGGCCAGGTGCGCATGCGCCTGCTCACCGACCTGTCCGAGGAATGGCACCACGGCCGCGAACTGCTGGGTCAGTTCGTCGTCGAGGCAGGCCAGTTGCTGAGCCTGATCGCGATCAAACCCTGA
- a CDS encoding ATP-binding protein, giving the protein MNSIFLRIYGGMCAALILVALLGVLALHLLNEVRSEQYRERLAHGTFSLMADNLQPMSEIERRRALLVWQRLLGIPLSLKTFSQTDLDSSQRGRVLRGQALVEQTGPFAARVYRLVSEREQLLLSAEVQQISEQLARATIYLLADELVRYPVAEQPQRLAALKQAKGFGFDMHLATLDAADMDEDQRRRVAEGDTVMALGKGGDSIRVFAGLVGTPWVLEIGPLYQMNPYPPQWLVLIAVLGLSLIGLIVYLLVRQLERRLSGLESAATRIAKGSLETRVPARGADSVGRLAAAFNGMAEHLQRLLAIQRELVRAVSHELRTPVARLRFGLEMIASASTDQARQKYLDGMDNDIQDLDRLVDEMLTYARLEQGSPALNFQRIDLDALINQVIDELAPLRANLKVHRGLCLSAVECDGAWVEAEPRYLHRALQNLVSNAMRHAHSQVTVSYQVGQLRCRVDVEDDGPGVPESAWEKIFTPFLRLDDSRTRASGGHGLGLSIVRRIIHWHDGRALISKSNSLGGACFSLSWPRHQEPR; this is encoded by the coding sequence GTGAACTCGATCTTCCTGCGTATCTACGGCGGCATGTGTGCCGCGCTGATTCTGGTGGCGCTGCTGGGGGTGCTGGCCTTGCACCTGCTCAACGAAGTGCGCAGCGAGCAATACCGCGAACGCTTGGCCCACGGCACCTTCTCGCTGATGGCGGACAATCTGCAGCCGATGAGCGAGATCGAGCGTCGCCGGGCCTTGCTGGTGTGGCAGCGCTTGCTGGGCATTCCCCTGAGCCTGAAGACCTTCAGCCAGACCGATCTGGACAGCAGCCAGCGTGGCCGGGTGCTGCGCGGGCAGGCGCTGGTGGAACAGACCGGTCCCTTCGCGGCCCGGGTCTACCGCCTGGTCAGCGAGCGGGAGCAGTTGCTGCTCAGTGCCGAGGTGCAGCAGATCAGCGAACAACTGGCCCGGGCCACCATCTACCTGCTGGCGGACGAGCTGGTGCGCTACCCGGTGGCCGAGCAGCCACAGCGTCTGGCGGCGCTCAAGCAGGCCAAGGGGTTTGGCTTCGACATGCACCTGGCGACCCTAGATGCCGCGGATATGGATGAGGACCAGCGCCGTCGGGTGGCTGAGGGCGATACGGTGATGGCCCTGGGCAAGGGCGGTGACTCGATCCGGGTCTTCGCCGGTCTGGTGGGCACGCCCTGGGTGCTGGAAATCGGTCCCCTGTACCAGATGAACCCTTATCCGCCGCAATGGCTGGTGTTGATTGCCGTGCTCGGGCTGAGCCTGATCGGGTTGATCGTCTACCTGTTGGTGCGCCAGTTGGAGCGCCGCCTCAGCGGCCTGGAGTCGGCGGCCACGCGGATTGCCAAGGGCAGCCTGGAAACCCGGGTGCCGGCCCGGGGCGCGGATTCGGTGGGGCGCCTGGCGGCCGCCTTCAATGGCATGGCCGAACACCTGCAACGGCTACTGGCGATCCAGCGTGAACTGGTGCGGGCGGTGTCCCACGAATTGCGTACCCCGGTGGCGCGCCTGCGTTTTGGCCTGGAGATGATCGCCTCGGCGAGCACCGACCAGGCTCGGCAAAAGTACCTGGACGGCATGGACAACGATATTCAGGACCTCGATCGGCTGGTGGACGAGATGCTCACCTATGCCCGCCTGGAGCAGGGTTCGCCGGCCCTGAACTTCCAGCGCATCGACCTCGATGCCCTGATCAATCAGGTGATCGACGAGCTGGCGCCGTTGCGGGCCAATCTCAAGGTCCATCGCGGCCTGTGCCTGTCTGCGGTCGAGTGCGATGGCGCCTGGGTCGAGGCCGAGCCGCGTTATCTGCACCGGGCGCTGCAGAATCTGGTGAGCAACGCCATGCGCCACGCACACTCCCAGGTGACCGTCAGTTATCAGGTGGGCCAGTTGCGCTGTCGGGTGGATGTGGAGGATGACGGGCCCGGTGTACCGGAAAGTGCCTGGGAAAAAATCTTCACGCCGTTCCTGCGTCTGGACGACAGTCGGACCCGGGCTTCCGGTGGACATGGATTGGGCCTGTCCATTGTGCGGCGGATCATTCACTGGCACGACGGTCGGGCGCTGATCAGTAAGAGCAACAGTCTCGGGGGCGCCTGCTTCAGCTTGAGCTGGCCGCGGCATCAGGAGCCCCGTTGA
- a CDS encoding ribonucleoside-diphosphate reductase subunit alpha: MQTDTTRENPQANAPQAADSNLDLSATAPGQLRVIKRNGTVVAYTDDKITVAITKAFLAVEGGTAAASSRIHDTVARLTEQVTATFKRRMPSGGTIHIEEIQDQVELALMRAGEQKVARDYVIYRDSRAKERATRSSSEAPVQAHPSIRITRADGSLAPLDMGRLNTIVSEACEGLEEVDGDLIQRETLKNLYDGVALKDVNTALVMTARTLVEREPNYSFVTARLLMDTLRAEGLGFLEVAESATHHEMADLYAKALPAYVAKGIEFELLNPVLAEFDLEKLGKAINHERDQQFTYLGLQTLYDRYFIHKDGVRFELPQIFFMRVAMGLAIEEKQREDRAIEFYNLLSSFDYMASTPTLFNAGTLRPQLSSCYLTTVPDDLSGIYGAIHDNAMLSKFAGGLGNDWTPVRALGSYIKGTNGKSQGVVPFLKVVNDTAVAVNQGGKRKGAVCAYLETWHMDIEEFIELRKNTGDDRRRTHDMNTANWIPDLFMKRVFDDGKWTLFSPSEVPDLHDLTGKAFEERYEYYEALTEYNKIKLFKTVQAKDLWRKMLSMLFETGHPWLTFKDPCNLRSPQQHVGVVHSSNLCTEITLNTNKDEIAVCNLGSINLPNHIKDGKLDTAKLQRTVNTAVRMLDNVIDINYYSVPQAKNSNFKHRPVGLGIMGFQDALYLQHIAYGSDAAVEFADKSMEAVSYYAIQASCDLADERGAYETFQGSLWSKGILPLDSQQILIEARGQKYIDVDLNETLDWAPVRARVQKGIRNSNIMAIAPTATIANITGVSQSIEPTYQNLYVKSNLSGEFTVINPYLVRDLKARGLWDSVMINDLKYYDGSVQQIERIPQELKELYATAFEVETKWIVDAASRRQKWIDQAQSLNLYIAGASGKKLDVTYRMAWYRGLKTTYYLRALAATSTEKSTINTGKLNAVSSGGNHGDDSVLAAPAGPAPVPKACAIDEPDCEACQ, from the coding sequence ATGCAAACCGACACAACTCGCGAGAACCCGCAGGCCAATGCGCCGCAGGCCGCCGATTCCAACCTGGATCTGTCTGCTACCGCCCCTGGCCAATTGCGCGTGATCAAGCGTAACGGCACTGTCGTTGCCTACACCGACGACAAGATCACCGTCGCTATCACCAAAGCGTTCCTCGCAGTTGAAGGCGGCACCGCCGCTGCCTCGTCGCGAATCCACGACACCGTGGCGCGCCTGACCGAGCAGGTCACCGCAACCTTCAAGCGTCGCATGCCTTCGGGCGGCACCATCCACATCGAAGAGATCCAGGATCAGGTCGAACTGGCCCTGATGCGTGCCGGCGAACAGAAAGTGGCCCGCGACTACGTGATCTACCGCGATTCCCGCGCCAAGGAACGCGCCACCCGCTCCAGCAGCGAAGCGCCGGTACAGGCCCACCCATCGATCCGCATCACTCGCGCCGATGGCAGCCTCGCACCCCTGGACATGGGCCGCCTGAACACCATCGTCAGCGAAGCCTGCGAAGGCCTGGAAGAGGTCGACGGCGACCTGATCCAGCGCGAAACCCTGAAGAACCTCTACGACGGCGTAGCCCTGAAGGACGTCAACACCGCTCTGGTGATGACCGCTCGCACCCTGGTGGAGCGCGAGCCGAACTACTCGTTCGTCACCGCCCGCCTGCTGATGGACACCCTGCGTGCCGAAGGCCTGGGCTTCCTCGAAGTCGCCGAAAGCGCCACCCACCACGAAATGGCCGACCTGTACGCCAAGGCACTGCCGGCCTACGTCGCCAAGGGTATCGAGTTCGAACTGCTGAACCCGGTCCTGGCCGAATTCGACCTGGAAAAACTCGGCAAGGCGATCAACCACGAACGCGACCAGCAGTTCACCTACCTGGGCCTGCAAACCCTGTACGACCGCTACTTCATCCACAAGGATGGCGTGCGTTTCGAACTGCCGCAGATCTTCTTCATGCGCGTGGCCATGGGCCTGGCGATCGAAGAGAAACAGCGCGAAGACCGCGCCATCGAGTTCTACAACCTGTTGTCGTCCTTCGACTACATGGCTTCGACTCCGACCCTGTTCAACGCCGGCACCCTGCGTCCACAGCTGTCGAGCTGCTACCTGACCACCGTTCCGGACGACCTGTCGGGCATCTACGGCGCCATCCACGACAACGCCATGCTGTCGAAATTCGCCGGCGGCCTGGGCAACGACTGGACGCCGGTGCGTGCGCTGGGTTCCTACATCAAGGGCACCAACGGCAAATCCCAGGGCGTCGTGCCTTTCCTGAAAGTGGTCAACGACACCGCCGTCGCCGTGAACCAGGGTGGCAAGCGCAAGGGCGCTGTCTGTGCCTACCTGGAAACCTGGCACATGGACATTGAAGAGTTCATCGAGCTGCGCAAGAACACCGGTGATGATCGTCGTCGCACCCACGACATGAACACCGCCAACTGGATCCCCGACCTGTTCATGAAGCGCGTCTTCGATGACGGCAAGTGGACCCTGTTCTCGCCATCGGAAGTGCCGGATCTGCACGACCTGACCGGCAAGGCCTTCGAAGAGCGCTACGAGTACTACGAAGCCCTGACCGAATACAACAAGATCAAGCTGTTCAAGACCGTCCAGGCCAAAGACCTGTGGCGCAAGATGCTGTCCATGCTGTTCGAAACCGGCCACCCATGGCTGACCTTCAAGGACCCATGCAACCTGCGCAGCCCGCAACAGCACGTGGGCGTGGTCCACAGTTCGAACCTGTGCACCGAGATCACCTTGAACACCAACAAGGACGAGATCGCGGTCTGCAACCTGGGCTCGATCAACCTGCCGAACCACATCAAGGACGGCAAGCTCGACACCGCCAAGCTGCAACGCACCGTGAACACCGCCGTGCGCATGCTCGACAACGTGATCGACATCAACTACTACTCGGTGCCGCAGGCGAAGAACTCCAACTTCAAGCACCGTCCAGTAGGCCTGGGCATCATGGGCTTCCAGGACGCTTTGTACCTGCAGCACATCGCCTACGGTTCCGACGCGGCCGTCGAGTTCGCCGACAAGTCCATGGAAGCGGTCAGCTACTACGCGATCCAGGCTTCCTGCGACCTGGCCGATGAGCGCGGCGCCTACGAGACCTTCCAGGGCTCGCTGTGGTCCAAGGGCATCCTGCCGCTGGACTCGCAACAGATCCTGATCGAGGCCCGTGGCCAGAAGTACATCGATGTGGACCTCAACGAAACCCTGGACTGGGCGCCGGTACGTGCCCGCGTGCAGAAAGGCATTCGTAACTCCAACATCATGGCCATCGCACCGACCGCGACCATCGCCAACATCACTGGCGTATCGCAATCGATCGAGCCGACCTATCAGAACCTGTATGTGAAGTCGAACCTGTCAGGCGAATTCACCGTGATCAACCCGTACCTGGTACGCGATCTGAAAGCTCGCGGCCTGTGGGACTCGGTGATGATCAACGACCTGAAGTACTACGACGGTTCGGTACAACAGATCGAGCGCATCCCGCAGGAGCTCAAGGAGCTCTACGCGACCGCCTTCGAAGTGGAAACCAAGTGGATCGTCGACGCCGCCAGCCGTCGCCAGAAGTGGATCGACCAGGCTCAGTCGCTGAACCTGTACATCGCCGGTGCTTCGGGCAAGAAACTCGACGTGACCTACCGCATGGCTTGGTACCGTGGCCTGAAAACCACTTACTACCTCCGCGCCCTGGCCGCCACCAGCACCGAGAAGTCGACCATCAACACCGGCAAGCTGAACGCTGTTTCCAGCGGCGGCAACCACGGTGACGACTCGGTCCTGGCCGCTCCTGCTGGTCCTGCTCCAGTGCCGAAGGCTTGCGCCATCGACGAGCCGGATTGCGAAGCTTGCCAATAA
- a CDS encoding ATP-binding protein, translating to MIRSLRLRLMLAATTLAVLFMLALLPAMQGAFSLALQDSIEQRLASDVTTLISAARIENNRLQMPAQLPDERFNLADSRLLGYIYDREGHLVWRSRATQEENINYRPRYDGRGNEFARIREANGQEFFVYDVEIKLLGGKNAAFSIVALQPVREYQQTLEGVRENLYLGFGAALLVLLALLWMGLTWGLQALRRLSQELDQIESGTRQSLSEEHPRELLRLTGSLNRLLQSEREQRSRYRDSLDDLAHSLKTPLTVLQGVSEDMAQRPQDREQAWVLQAQIERMSQQISYQLQRASLRKSGLVRHQVRLRPVLQSLCDTLDKVYRDKQVRVSFDLPERCYVPIEQGALLELLGNLLENAYRLCLGSVRISVRETLDGAELCVEDDGPGVPPDQRARILQRGERLDRQHPGQGIGLAVVKDIIESYGAQLTLGDSALGGAAFRIHFPAL from the coding sequence ATGATTCGATCGCTGCGCCTGCGCCTGATGCTGGCCGCCACCACCCTGGCGGTGCTGTTCATGCTGGCGTTGCTGCCGGCCATGCAGGGCGCGTTCAGCCTGGCGCTGCAGGACTCCATCGAGCAGCGCCTGGCCTCCGACGTCACCACCCTGATTTCGGCGGCGCGGATCGAAAACAATCGCCTGCAGATGCCCGCACAGTTGCCCGACGAGCGCTTCAACCTCGCCGACAGTCGCCTGCTGGGCTACATCTACGATCGCGAGGGGCATCTGGTCTGGCGCTCCCGGGCCACCCAGGAAGAGAACATCAACTACCGTCCGCGGTACGACGGGCGTGGCAACGAGTTCGCCAGGATCCGCGAAGCCAATGGCCAGGAGTTCTTCGTCTACGACGTCGAGATCAAGCTGCTGGGAGGCAAGAATGCGGCCTTCAGTATTGTGGCGCTGCAGCCGGTGCGCGAGTACCAGCAGACCCTCGAAGGCGTGCGGGAGAACCTCTATCTGGGATTTGGCGCGGCATTGCTGGTGCTTCTGGCGCTGCTGTGGATGGGCCTGACCTGGGGCTTGCAGGCCCTGCGACGCCTGAGTCAGGAGCTGGACCAGATCGAAAGCGGCACCCGCCAGAGCCTGAGCGAGGAACACCCGCGGGAGCTGTTGCGGCTGACCGGCTCCTTGAACCGCCTGCTGCAAAGCGAGCGCGAACAGCGCAGCCGCTATCGGGACTCCCTGGATGACCTGGCCCACAGCCTGAAAACCCCGCTGACGGTGTTGCAAGGGGTGAGCGAGGATATGGCCCAGCGGCCTCAGGATCGGGAGCAGGCCTGGGTCCTGCAAGCGCAGATCGAGCGCATGAGCCAGCAGATCAGCTATCAGTTGCAGCGTGCCAGCCTGCGCAAGAGCGGTCTGGTGCGCCATCAGGTGCGTCTGCGGCCGGTGTTGCAGAGCCTGTGTGACACCCTGGACAAGGTCTATCGCGACAAGCAGGTGCGGGTGTCTTTCGATTTGCCCGAGCGCTGCTATGTGCCGATCGAGCAGGGCGCCTTGCTGGAGTTGCTCGGCAACCTGCTGGAGAACGCCTACCGCCTGTGCCTGGGCTCGGTACGCATCAGCGTGCGCGAAACCCTCGACGGCGCTGAATTGTGCGTGGAGGACGACGGTCCCGGCGTGCCGCCGGATCAGCGGGCGCGGATTCTCCAGCGCGGTGAGCGCCTGGATCGCCAGCACCCGGGGCAGGGCATTGGCCTGGCGGTGGTCAAGGACATCATCGAGAGTTACGGCGCGCAGCTGACCCTGGGGGACTCGGCCCTGGGCGGTGCGGCATTCCGCATTCACTTCCCGGCTCTCTAG
- the flgE gene encoding flagellar hook protein FlgE, whose translation MSFNIGLSGLYAANKQLDVTGNNIANVATTGFKSSRAEFADVYSATKLGSGTQVIGNGVRLANVSQQFTNGDINNTGNVLDMGIQGQGFFVLSTNGSLTYTRAGTFKTDKDGFITNSDGTARLQGYAVDANGKIINGVLTDLRIDTSNLAPKPTDSISSTINLNSDADPINVNPVAPAPAYVFDPTKNTTYTKQFSTPVYDTQGNKHVMDQYMIKTQNPNEWQTYTLIDGRNPDGTAFTMANQAPITIKFDSSGKLQTLTPPAAPAVSQFTVNGNNIAMTAWTPGDVVNGVFVPNGAAPAPGGVKIDMTKTGSVFGDTNRSVIAQNGYSTGQISSLTIDGTGVMLANFSNEQTKPIGQISLASFTNEQGLQPVGGTQWKETYSSGIPGYDAPKTGTLGAVVSNSLEESNVNLTNELVNLIKAQSNYQANAKTISTQSTIMQTIIQMT comes from the coding sequence ATGTCTTTCAATATCGGCCTTAGCGGTCTCTACGCTGCCAACAAACAGCTGGACGTTACCGGCAACAACATCGCCAACGTCGCCACCACCGGCTTCAAGTCCTCCCGCGCGGAGTTCGCCGACGTCTACTCGGCCACCAAGCTGGGCAGCGGCACCCAGGTGATTGGTAACGGCGTGCGCCTGGCCAACGTTTCCCAGCAGTTCACCAACGGTGATATCAACAACACCGGCAACGTGCTGGACATGGGCATCCAGGGCCAGGGCTTCTTCGTGCTGAGCACCAACGGCTCCCTGACCTACACCCGTGCCGGTACCTTCAAGACCGACAAGGATGGCTTCATCACCAACAGTGATGGCACTGCACGTCTGCAAGGCTATGCCGTGGATGCCAATGGCAAGATCATCAACGGTGTGTTGACCGACCTGCGGATCGACACCTCGAACCTGGCGCCCAAGCCAACCGACTCGATCTCCTCGACCATCAACCTGAACTCCGACGCCGATCCGATCAACGTCAACCCGGTGGCGCCGGCTCCGGCTTATGTGTTCGATCCGACCAAGAACACCACCTACACCAAGCAGTTCAGTACCCCGGTGTATGACACCCAGGGCAACAAGCACGTCATGGATCAGTACATGATCAAGACGCAGAACCCTAACGAATGGCAGACCTACACCCTGATCGATGGTCGCAACCCGGATGGTACGGCTTTCACCATGGCCAACCAGGCGCCGATCACTATCAAGTTTGACTCCTCGGGCAAGCTGCAGACCCTGACGCCGCCTGCTGCACCGGCCGTCAGCCAGTTCACCGTCAATGGCAACAATATCGCCATGACCGCCTGGACTCCGGGTGATGTGGTCAACGGTGTCTTCGTTCCCAATGGTGCAGCGCCTGCGCCGGGCGGCGTGAAGATCGATATGACCAAGACCGGTTCGGTATTCGGCGATACCAACCGCTCGGTGATCGCGCAGAACGGTTACTCCACTGGCCAGATCTCCAGCCTGACCATCGACGGCACCGGCGTCATGCTGGCCAACTTCAGCAACGAGCAGACCAAGCCGATCGGCCAGATCTCCCTGGCCAGCTTCACCAACGAGCAAGGCCTGCAGCCGGTAGGCGGCACCCAGTGGAAAGAAACCTACTCGTCGGGTATTCCAGGTTATGACGCACCGAAGACCGGAACCCTGGGCGCGGTAGTGTCCAACTCCCTGGAAGAGTCCAACGTCAACCTGACCAACGAACTGGTGAACCTGATCAAGGCCCAGAGCAACTATCAGGCGAACGCCAAGACCATCTCCACCCAGAGCACCATCATGCAGACCATCATCCAGATGACCTGA
- a CDS encoding response regulator, translated as MKLLVVEDEALLRHHLQTRLTDSGHVVESVANAEEALYQTEQFNHDLAVIDLGLPGMGGLDLIRQLRARGKAFPILILTARGNWQDKVEGLAAGADDYVVKPFQFEELDARLNALLRRSSGFTQSTIVAGPLLLDLNRKQASLDEQPLALTAYEYRILEYLMRHHQQVVAKDRLMEQLYPDDDERDPNVIEVLVGRLRRKLEAPSGFKPIDTVRGLGYLFNERCR; from the coding sequence ATGAAGTTGCTGGTCGTCGAAGATGAGGCGCTGTTGCGTCATCACTTGCAAACCCGCCTCACCGACAGCGGTCACGTGGTCGAGTCCGTGGCCAACGCCGAGGAGGCGTTGTACCAGACCGAGCAGTTCAATCACGACCTGGCGGTGATCGACCTGGGCTTGCCCGGCATGGGCGGACTGGACCTGATCCGCCAGCTGCGCGCCCGGGGCAAGGCATTTCCGATCCTCATCCTCACCGCTCGCGGCAACTGGCAGGACAAGGTCGAAGGCCTGGCCGCCGGTGCCGACGACTATGTGGTCAAGCCCTTTCAGTTCGAGGAGCTGGATGCGCGGCTCAATGCGTTGCTGCGCCGCTCCAGCGGCTTTACCCAGTCGACCATCGTTGCCGGGCCGCTGTTGCTGGACCTGAACCGCAAACAGGCGTCCCTGGATGAGCAGCCCCTGGCGCTGACTGCCTATGAATACCGGATCCTCGAATACCTGATGCGCCATCACCAGCAGGTGGTGGCCAAGGACCGTTTGATGGAGCAACTGTATCCGGACGACGACGAGCGCGATCCGAATGTCATCGAGGTGCTGGTGGGGCGCCTGCGGCGCAAGCTTGAAGCGCCTTCGGGCTTCAAGCCCATCGATACGGTGCGTGGGCTGGGCTACCTGTTCAACGAGCGCTGCCGATGA
- a CDS encoding AraC family transcriptional regulator: MRERTIASHFARAALGGARRRGHDCEPLLQRLGISPELLNQPKARIAPEQFTSLLQQLWLELDDEYLGFAHGPSKRGTFAMMCHALIHCRTLEKALQRGLLFYSLFPEAPRLSLTREGEMARLSLDDSELWDPEHFLSESLLVIWHRLGSWLIGQRIRLEQAGFSYPKPEHAAEYDLLFPCPLEFAQQRSSLLFHSRYLGMPLLQDERTLKHFLERSPADLLSRPDEGDSLSSQLRRLLSHDRERWPDLESVAQHLHVSPQTLRRHLREEGSSFQGLKDELRRDIAIFHLGRADLSLQQIAEHLGFSEPSAFHRAFKKWTGLTPGAYRARDR, translated from the coding sequence ATGCGTGAACGCACCATCGCCAGCCACTTTGCCCGCGCCGCCTTAGGCGGGGCGCGCCGTCGCGGCCACGATTGCGAGCCGCTCCTGCAGCGACTGGGCATCAGCCCGGAGCTGTTGAACCAACCCAAGGCGCGCATCGCTCCGGAGCAGTTCACCAGCCTGCTGCAACAGCTGTGGCTGGAGCTGGACGACGAATACCTCGGCTTCGCCCATGGCCCCAGCAAACGCGGGACGTTCGCCATGATGTGCCACGCCCTGATCCATTGCCGCACCTTGGAAAAAGCACTGCAGCGCGGCTTATTGTTTTATAGCTTGTTTCCGGAAGCTCCGCGTCTGAGTCTGACGCGTGAGGGAGAAATGGCTCGACTGAGCCTGGATGATTCTGAACTGTGGGACCCCGAGCACTTTCTCAGCGAAAGCCTGCTGGTGATCTGGCACCGCCTGGGCAGCTGGTTGATCGGCCAGCGCATTCGCCTGGAGCAGGCCGGCTTCAGCTATCCGAAACCCGAACACGCCGCGGAATACGACCTGCTTTTCCCCTGCCCCCTGGAGTTCGCACAGCAACGCAGCAGCCTGTTGTTCCACAGCCGCTACCTGGGCATGCCGCTGCTGCAGGATGAACGCACCCTCAAGCACTTCCTCGAACGCTCCCCCGCCGACCTGCTGTCGCGGCCGGACGAAGGCGACAGCCTTAGCAGCCAGTTACGCCGCCTGCTCAGCCACGACCGCGAGCGCTGGCCCGATCTGGAAAGCGTCGCGCAGCACCTGCACGTCAGCCCGCAGACCCTGCGCCGCCACTTGCGCGAGGAAGGCTCGAGCTTTCAGGGCTTGAAGGATGAACTGCGCCGCGACATTGCCATCTTCCACCTGGGCCGCGCCGACCTGTCGTTGCAACAGATCGCCGAGCACCTGGGCTTTTCCGAACCGTCGGCGTTTCATCGGGCGTTCAAGAAATGGACCGGCCTGACCCCGGGCGCCTATCGAGCCCGGGACCGCTAG
- a CDS encoding response regulator, which yields MEQEAWQVLIVEDDQRLAELTREYLESNGLQVAIEGNGALAADRIIAEQPDLVILDLMLPGEDGLSICRKVRDRYDGPILMLTARTDDMDQVMGLDLGADDYVCKPVRPRLLLARIQALLRRSETPEPAPEKSRRLCFGPLVVDSALREAWLSDVGIELTSAEFDLLWLLVVNAGRILSREEIFNALRGIGYDGQDRSIDVRISRIRPKIGDDPEHPRLIKTIRSKGYLFVPEAAADMPL from the coding sequence GTGGAGCAAGAAGCCTGGCAGGTATTGATTGTCGAGGATGACCAGCGTCTGGCTGAGTTGACCCGTGAATATCTGGAGAGCAACGGACTGCAGGTGGCGATCGAAGGCAATGGCGCCCTGGCTGCCGACAGGATCATCGCCGAGCAGCCGGACCTGGTGATCCTCGACCTGATGCTGCCCGGCGAGGACGGCCTGAGCATCTGCCGCAAGGTCCGGGATCGCTACGATGGGCCGATCCTCATGCTCACCGCCCGCACCGATGATATGGATCAGGTCATGGGGCTGGACCTGGGGGCCGATGACTACGTGTGCAAGCCCGTGCGTCCCCGCCTGTTGCTGGCCAGGATCCAGGCGCTGCTGCGGCGCAGCGAGACGCCCGAGCCCGCCCCGGAGAAAAGCCGGCGCCTGTGCTTCGGGCCCTTGGTGGTGGACAGCGCCCTGCGCGAAGCCTGGCTGAGCGACGTGGGAATCGAGTTGACCAGCGCCGAATTCGATCTGCTGTGGCTGCTGGTGGTGAATGCCGGGCGGATTCTGTCCCGCGAGGAAATCTTCAATGCCCTGCGGGGGATTGGTTATGACGGCCAGGACCGCTCCATCGACGTGCGCATCTCGCGCATCCGTCCCAAGATCGGCGATGACCCGGAGCACCCGCGGCTGATCAAGACCATTCGCAGCAAGGGTTATCTGTTCGTCCCCGAAGCCGCTGCCGACATGCCCTTGTGA